Genomic DNA from Veillonella criceti:
TTCATTACCACGACTATTACCACGACCAACAGCTGCTAATACTGCATCCTCCGCCGCTTTATCTTCCAAACCTAAGGAATGCAAAGCTTTAGATGCTACACTATTAGATTCTTCCAATAAACCTAACAGCAAATGTTCAGTGCCCACATAATCGTGGCCAAATTCCTGCGCCTTTTTTTGCGCAATGCCAAGAGCACGTTGCGCACCATCTGTAAAACGTTCAAACATACAATCACCTCATATCTATATGATACATCGTAAAATTTATAAATTTATGTTAGTTTAATTTTATATATATTAACTTTATATATTAACTTTATATATTAACGAGCCAAGCGATCTCTCACAACTTTTGCTCGATAACTATCTCGTTCAGATGCTGTCATACTTTCCTTACCAGCATACTTACTTAAGAAATTAGGTCGTGTAGTGACCACTAATTCATTAAATACATCGGCTGAATGCTGTGGTAATACACCTAAATCCATACCTAACTGGACATCGCTAAGAAGACCTAACGCCTCTTCACCAGAAAGACGTCGAGCATACTGCAAGGTACCAAAAGCACGCCATACCCTGTCTTCAAAAGCTTCAAAATCACCATTTCGAATCGCTTCACGCGCTTTTACTTCTTCTTGCACCAATTTTTCAAGCACTTTCTGTAACTGAGTAATTGTATCTTCTTCACTAATTCCCATCGTTACTTGATTAGAGATTTGATAAATATTACCAAGTGCCTGTGATCCTTCGCCATATAAACCACGCACGGAGTAACCTAATTGTGTAATACTACGAATAAGTCGATTAATACGACCCGTCATGGCTAAGGCTGGCAAGTGAAGCATCGCCGAAGCACGCATCCCTGTGCCTACATTAGTAGGACAAGCGGTTAAATAGCCATAACGTTCATTAAACGCATAATCACATTTACTTTCAATCGCATCATCAATTTTCAGCGCGTGTTCTAGTGCTTCTTGCAGATGAAGACCCGCTTCCATCGTCTGAATTCGGATATGATCTTCTTCGTTAACCATAATGGCTACAGAAGCATCATCAGCGACTACTAAACTGCGATAAGGTAACTTTTGGCCCATTTGTGGACTCATCAAATGCTTTTCCACTAAAATTTCACGTTCTGTGTCCGATAATTTATCTAAACTAATGTTGGAGTACTCACGACCGTCGGCGGCTTTTAAAGTGCCTAACACACCGCGCATCCGGCTTTCAACATCTTTCAAAGACGCTTCGTGATTCCGATTAGTAAATTGCAAGCTCTTAAAATTACGTGCTAATCGAATACGACTAGATAGTACAATATGAGAATGTATATCACCGATAGGATCTGTACTACGTAGCCAGCTACTTAAAGGTTCATCTAAAATTTTGTCTAACATAGTCACACCCCCTATTGATTATCCTTATGTATCGATTCTTCTAATACTTTAATTTCATCTCGCAACCGAACAGCTTCCTCAAACTGTTCTGCTTTTACAGCTTTATCTAATTCTTGGCGCAAACGCTTAATTTGATGTTTCGTTTTAAAAACACCTGTTCCTCGACTTGGTACACGCCCTTCATAGGACAAAGACCCTTGCAAACGTTTTACCAATGGTGCAATTTGCGCTTCAAAAGTATCGTAACAGTGGTCACAACCAAACTTACCTGTTTGATTAAATTCACTAAATGTCATGCCACATTGACTACAACGTGTTTCTTGCCGTGGATTTAATAGACTATCTGGATACAAAGTATTTGTAAAGAAATCATTAGTAAAAAAATCATTATCTAACAGCGATGGACCAAAATTCATAAAACCTTGGCTACCAAACCCATCATTTGGTTGCTTAGCTGCACAAACATTACATAAATGACGTTCAGTTTTTTTACCATTTACAACTCGTGTCATATGTACGGTTGCTTCATTTTGTTTACAATTATCACATAACATAACCCTTATCCCTCCTTCACCATAGCTACCACTTGTTCAAATAAGCGGCGTACTTTGTGCTCTCGAGTCTTACGTTCAGGCTCTTCCATCAATATTGCAAAGGCTTCATGTAAAAGTGCAGCCTCTCGTTTACGTAACAACTTTTGTTGCATTAATTCAAATAGAGAATTATCTATCATGCCCATAGTTAATGGTTTATCACTTGATTCAGTAGTTTGTTGCTGTTTTGGTGCTTCCAATAATGCTTTAACAGGAATCCGTGTAATACTAATAAAACCACCAAGGCCTCGACGAGACTCTACAATAAAACCGCGATCATTAGAAAACCGTGTACTTAGAACATAACTAATCTGTGACGGTGCACAATTGAGTTCATCAGCTAATTCATTACGACGTAACACAATACCTTCTTCTTTAGCTTGTTCTTCTAGTAACTTTGCTAAAATAAATTTTTCAATACGATCCGCTAGAATACCCATATGTCATCTCTCCAAACTGTTTATATATTATTACTATATCTTTCATAGATTACCTTCATTCTTTGTTCAACTTCGGTTATAGTCATTTGTCATTATTTGACTTTCTACTCTTTTGACTTTTTGTTCTTTTAACCTTGACTATATAATAATTGACTTTTTGACTTTTGTCAATAGAAAAGGTCAAATTTTTATAAAATTTTTGACTTTTTATTTTTTTGACTTTTTAAATATCATAACTATTACCTAATATACTTAAAACCTATTAATCATTTACACACTAAAAAAGCGCTCCGAAGAGCGCTTTTTGGTAGCTTATCATTAAGCTGTTGTAATTTTTATCAGTAATGCTTCTACTTAGAAGCAAAGGGTATTATTAACACTTGCCTAAGCCTGTGTTAGTATTGAATTATTGTTGACGATTACCCAAGCGAGCATCCACGAACAATTGGCTTGCACGGCTATCACCAGCAAATGTAAATTCATCAACTAAATCACGAGCACTAGCTTCTTCTTCAACCTGTTCAGTAATAAACCAGTTTAAGAAGTTAACTGTTGCATAGTCTTTTTCTTCAGTAGCTAATGCATACAAATCATTAATTTTACCAGTAATAACTTGTTCATGATTATAAACCATTTCAGCTACTTTCAATGGATCAGAGACTTCAACAGCCTGTGCTTTAATATCACCCAATGTAGTCGTAGCATTACGGCTTTCTAAATAATCAATAATTTTAAAAGCATGATCCATTTCTTCTTGGTATTGTAAACGTAACCATGCTGATAAACCTTTAAAACGAGCATCAGCCATTGCCAAAGACAATGCTAAATATAAGTATGCGGAATTAAATTCAAAAATAACCTGTTCATTTAATGCTTTTGCGATATTCTTATTCATAAAAATGTCACCTCAAACCTTTCCTATTATATAATTTTAATATTAAAAACTTAATTAAATAAAGTTATAACTAAAGTTACTAACCTTAATTGATTCTCTGTAAGTACTTATTATTGCTTACATATTCATTATAACACATCGATAATTATAAATCTAGTCTCAATTTTCAATTTTAAATTTAATTGATAATTTGAGATTGTTTATCATTTATCATCTTCTCTCTATTTAATTCTTTTCACTAACGCTTTCCTTATGGTTACTATATTCTTGTAAGATTAAAATAACATGAAACTATAGTGAAGAAAAGGATTGATTTATAATAAATCAATCCTTTTTCCGATATTTATTCTCAATTTATTTTTTACTCTCTATTAATTTCTAAAATAGAGTGCAATAATTTTCTGGCATACTCACTCCTAACTTCACTAATCATTTCAACAGGTATGATTTCTGCTACCTGCCCCTTGTTAAGAAATAATACACGATCGCACATATACGTAACTGATGGTAAATCATGTGTAATAAATATATAGGTAAAATTATATATCGCTTTAACTTTCATCAACAAATCCATAATTTGAACTTGTGTATGAGCATCTAAAGAACTAATGGCTTCATCAAACAGAATAAGTTCTGGTTTCACTGCAATAGCCCGTGCAATACATACACGTTGTAATTGCCCTCCAGATAACTGATGAGGATACCGATTAATAAAATCAGCAGACAATCCTACTAATTCTAATAATTCAATAGTCTCTTTATCAAAATCTAATTTAACCTGAGTACGTCGCTGTAAGACTACTAGGGATTCTTTAATAATATCACGAACTGTAAAACGACTATTCACCGATGTTGTGTAATCTTGAAATACAACCGACAAAATTCCTGGTTCTATTTTTTCTTTACCATATAATACGGTATCACTCAGAGTAACAGTCCCTTTATAGGGTGTTAACAACCCACATATAACTTTACCAATCGTACTCTTACCACTACCTGATTCGCCAAGAATCCCCAAACATTCTCCTTGTTTTACAGAAAACGTTATATTATGTAAAATCGTTTGATATTCCTTTTTAAAAATTAACTTGCTATGAGGTTTTGGAAAACGTATGACTAGATTATCTACAGTTAACATGTAGCCTCCCTTCCCACCATTTCCGGCCATAAGGATGTATTCTGTTCCCTATTACGCTGCCCCTTACCAACTCCGGTGACAGTCTCTGCTACCTGATTGTTATACAACATTTGTCGATATCGATTGGCAACAGCTAACTTCTGTTCAATTAACATCTTCGTATAGGCATCTTTAGGACTTGTCAAAATATCTTTGAATGTGCCATAATCAGCCACTTGTCCGTTATTCAATACCATAATTTCATCAGCCAAATGAGAAATCACGCTAATATCATGCGTAATAAAAATCATAGCTACCTCTTTAGATTCTTTAATTGTCTTAAACTCTTTAATAATTTCATACTGTGTAATGCTGTCAATAGCGGTAGTTGGTTCATCACAAATTAAAATTTCTGGCTTCATAGCCATAGCAATGCCAATCATAATACGTTGTAACATACCACCACTTAATTGATGCGGAAATTTATTAAGTACATCCTCTGGCTCTCGAATATGCATTTTTTTAAGTATCGCCACAGCATTAGCCTGCCATTCGCTTTTGGGAAACAGAGCATGTGTTTCAAACGTTTCAAACATCTGATTTCCTATTTTATAAAGAGGATCAAAACAAGTCATAGGATTTTGCATAATCATACCAATCTCTAATCCCCGCAAAGGCCTTAACTCCAATGGCGACATAGTTAGTAAATTTTTTCCCTTAAACAAGGCCTCACCGGAGACAGTAAAATCTCGGCTCAAAATTCCTAAAATGGCCTTAGCCGTCATGCTTTTCCCGCTACCAGACTCTCCTAAAATCCCTAAACAGGAGCCTGCTTCTAATGAAAAAGATACATTATTTAAAATTTGTTTTTCACGCACTTTATTATGATGTACAAGGGATAAATTATTGACCACTAATAAGCTCATTCCTGCACCTCCTTCGGATCAAGCGCGTCTCGAATAGCATCGCCTAATAGATTAAACGCCGATACTAATACTACAATCGCAATCCCCGGTACTAACATTTGGATAGGATTCACTGTTAATACATTTTTTGCCTCATTAAGCATCGCCCCCCACTCAGGTAAAGGAGCCTGTATACCAAGGCCCAAAAAAGACAATGTCGAAATATTGATAATGGTCCATCCTACATCGAGACTCGCAAGCACGGCCATTTCAGAACTAATACTTGGTAATAAATGACGAATCATAATAAAACGTTCCGTACTTCCAATACAACGAGAATACAGAATAAAATTTTTATCCCGATATTTCATAACATTTGTCCGAATCATGCGTGCATACCAAGCCCATTTAATAAGAACATTGGCAATAATAATATTTTGTACATCCACACCTAATAGGGCAATAACGGCAAATATCATAATCTGACTTGGAAACGATAACATCATATCAACAACACGCATAATGACTTCATCAATAATACCTCTGAAATAACCAGATAATAATCCCATAACGGCACCTAAACCAATCGTAGCTAACATCGTTAATACCGATAAAAATAACGTAGGCCGAATCCCATATATTAGTCGAGAAAAAATATCACGGCCTAAATGGTCGGTGCCAAACCAGTGCTCTGCACTATAAGGCGCAAACTTCATCAAAATATTGCTTTCATAGGGATCATAAGGCGCAATCCAAGGTGCCAAAATTCCCGCTAACGCTATGAATAGAATAAACGAACTTAAACCAACTACCATATTATTCTTTAACAATAAACGAATCATTGAGCACGCTCCTCTCTAAGTCGCGGGTCAACAATGTATTGAATAATATCAAACAATAAATTAAATATAACAAATAAGAATCCCACAAATAATACATAGGTTTGAATGATTGGATAATCACGATTAAAAATTGAACTAATGCAAAGTTGCCCCAGCCCTGGCCAAGCAAATACATTCTCCACCACAATAGTCCCAGCGATCAACTGCGGAATACTCATACCAATGGCTATAATACAAGTATGTAATGAGTTTTTTAAAATATGT
This window encodes:
- a CDS encoding ABC transporter ATP-binding protein; amino-acid sequence: MSLLVVNNLSLVHHNKVREKQILNNVSFSLEAGSCLGILGESGSGKSMTAKAILGILSRDFTVSGEALFKGKNLLTMSPLELRPLRGLEIGMIMQNPMTCFDPLYKIGNQMFETFETHALFPKSEWQANAVAILKKMHIREPEDVLNKFPHQLSGGMLQRIMIGIAMAMKPEILICDEPTTAIDSITQYEIIKEFKTIKESKEVAMIFITHDISVISHLADEIMVLNNGQVADYGTFKDILTSPKDAYTKMLIEQKLAVANRYRQMLYNNQVAETVTGVGKGQRNREQNTSLWPEMVGREATC
- a CDS encoding protein arginine kinase, yielding MLDKILDEPLSSWLRSTDPIGDIHSHIVLSSRIRLARNFKSLQFTNRNHEASLKDVESRMRGVLGTLKAADGREYSNISLDKLSDTEREILVEKHLMSPQMGQKLPYRSLVVADDASVAIMVNEEDHIRIQTMEAGLHLQEALEHALKIDDAIESKCDYAFNERYGYLTACPTNVGTGMRASAMLHLPALAMTGRINRLIRSITQLGYSVRGLYGEGSQALGNIYQISNQVTMGISEEDTITQLQKVLEKLVQEEVKAREAIRNGDFEAFEDRVWRAFGTLQYARRLSGEEALGLLSDVQLGMDLGVLPQHSADVFNELVVTTRPNFLSKYAGKESMTASERDSYRAKVVRDRLAR
- a CDS encoding ABC transporter ATP-binding protein, with protein sequence MLTVDNLVIRFPKPHSKLIFKKEYQTILHNITFSVKQGECLGILGESGSGKSTIGKVICGLLTPYKGTVTLSDTVLYGKEKIEPGILSVVFQDYTTSVNSRFTVRDIIKESLVVLQRRTQVKLDFDKETIELLELVGLSADFINRYPHQLSGGQLQRVCIARAIAVKPELILFDEAISSLDAHTQVQIMDLLMKVKAIYNFTYIFITHDLPSVTYMCDRVLFLNKGQVAEIIPVEMISEVRSEYARKLLHSILEINRE
- a CDS encoding CtsR family transcriptional regulator, translating into MGILADRIEKFILAKLLEEQAKEEGIVLRRNELADELNCAPSQISYVLSTRFSNDRGFIVESRRGLGGFISITRIPVKALLEAPKQQQTTESSDKPLTMGMIDNSLFELMQQKLLRKREAALLHEAFAILMEEPERKTREHKVRRLFEQVVAMVKEG
- the opp1C gene encoding nickel/cobalt ABC transporter permease, which codes for MIRLLLKNNMVVGLSSFILFIALAGILAPWIAPYDPYESNILMKFAPYSAEHWFGTDHLGRDIFSRLIYGIRPTLFLSVLTMLATIGLGAVMGLLSGYFRGIIDEVIMRVVDMMLSFPSQIMIFAVIALLGVDVQNIIIANVLIKWAWYARMIRTNVMKYRDKNFILYSRCIGSTERFIMIRHLLPSISSEMAVLASLDVGWTIINISTLSFLGLGIQAPLPEWGAMLNEAKNVLTVNPIQMLVPGIAIVVLVSAFNLLGDAIRDALDPKEVQE
- a CDS encoding UvrB/UvrC motif-containing protein; translation: MLCDNCKQNEATVHMTRVVNGKKTERHLCNVCAAKQPNDGFGSQGFMNFGPSLLDNDFFTNDFFTNTLYPDSLLNPRQETRCSQCGMTFSEFNQTGKFGCDHCYDTFEAQIAPLVKRLQGSLSYEGRVPSRGTGVFKTKHQIKRLRQELDKAVKAEQFEEAVRLRDEIKVLEESIHKDNQ
- a CDS encoding ferritin, which translates into the protein MNKNIAKALNEQVIFEFNSAYLYLALSLAMADARFKGLSAWLRLQYQEEMDHAFKIIDYLESRNATTTLGDIKAQAVEVSDPLKVAEMVYNHEQVITGKINDLYALATEEKDYATVNFLNWFITEQVEEEASARDLVDEFTFAGDSRASQLFVDARLGNRQQ